The sequence TCATTCTTAATCCAAAGTTTAGAAACAACTATATGAGATACATTCAATAGCTTAATTGCTTCGAAATAATCGCCTCCTGCAATTGCTCCAGAACCAGAAATAATTGGCAATTCTCCAACACCATAACTACTAATATGAATAGGTAGTGCTGCTGTACCCGAACATTTTACCATGAAGTTACCCTCAAAAGTATCACCTGCTCTAAAAAGTAATTGAGAACCTGGAGATAAAAGACCTCCACTAGTTTCTTTTTGTGCAACTTCAGATGCTTTTTCAATTGTTTTCCACGGAGAAGCAAGGCTACCATCATTGGCGTCATCGTCTCCATCTGCACTAAAATAAAAGATATTGTAATGCTCTGTTACTGTAAATTTATCAATCGATAAATCAGAATCATTTGTAGTAATAGAAATTGTATTTGTTCCTGCGGCTAAACTCACATCTATAAGACTCACTGTTGCATAATCTTCGTAAGCAAAGTTAGACGGTTGGATTGTTTCTTGAGAGGCCGCTCCTCCATTAACTATTACATTTACACTTTGTGTTATACCACCATTAAAAGCATATACATGTAACTTATATAAACCTGCTTCTACAACATCTGATATTGTAAAATTAATAGTCCCTTCGTTACCAACAGTACTTTTAATCTTGACATAAGAACCGCCAGATGCAAATTCTTTCTCAAGAGTGTTAGTGTCTCCAGTTATCGTCTCATTTTCTGCTTCGATAACCTCTCCATTAAACGTAGCACCAAAAAGGGCATTCGTAAAGAATAGTAGGAGTGTAATAATTTTCAAGTAATTTTTTTTCATAGCATTTCTTCTTTTTACAGTTTAAAATACACTCTTGATAAGTAGCTCATAAAGTAGTTTTATTTCGTAGTCTGCTTTAAGATTCAAGAGTAGTAAAAAATTGTTCTTCGTTTTTTTATAACATCAGAACTGTTAGTTAACTGATCACAATGTAGAAGATGAATCAAAAAAAAATGGACACAAACACTTAAATTAAATATCACTTTCCTAACAAATAGTAGCGTATTTTATACACTAATAACTATTATCCTATTAGTGTTCATCATTCATAAAAAAGAAAATTAAATTCATGTAAATATCTAAAAACATCATTTTAGATAGCTAAAAAGCAAACAAACAGATTGAATTGTAGTATCATGAAAAAAATTAACTTCTTCATTTTTCTGTTCATTTTAATGATTAATTCTGTAAATGCTCAGAAACCAAATATCATTATTATTTATGCCGATGATTTGGGTATTGGCATGCTTGGCCACGAAGGTCAGAAAATTGTTACAACACCAAATATAGATAAACTTGCCACAGATGGTTTACGTTTTGAACAGGCGTATTCTAATATGCTCTGCGCTCCAGCAAGGGCTTCGTTAATTACAGGGTTGCATGATTGTCATAAAGATGAATTTAAAATCACGAAAGGAACAGCTTATATAAATGCCAATAATTCTAATTTGGCAGCTATTGAAAATTCCCTACAAGAGAAACTCGGTGAAGTAAATCCTCAAGAAGTTTTTATTGGTAAGATTGCTCAAGAAATGGGGTATAAAACTGCTCAAATTGGGAAATTAGAATGGGGGTTTTCTACTACCAATCAGCAAATGAAGCAGCACGGTTGGGACTATTATTTAGGTTATTTAGATCATGTAAGAGCACATGGTTTTTACCCTCCTTTTCTTTTTGAAAATGGTGATATAGTAGAAATTGAAGGAAACACAATTTTAAATTGTGGTAAATCTAATGAACCAGAGACGGAAGAACATTTTAAAGAGCGTTGGAATATGGAGGGGAAAAGTGTTTATTCTCAAAACTATTTTATGGACAAAGTGCTTAGTTTTATAGATGATAATGCTGATAATCCTTTCTTGCTTTATTTCCCTACGCAATTACCACACGGACCTGTTGCTATACCTAAAGTTCATCCTGATTTTGTAAATGATGACCGTCTAACTCAAATAGAAAAAGAATATGCTTCTATGGTAAAATTATTGGATGATAATGTTGGACAAATCATGAAAAAATTAGAAGAGACAGGTTTAGAAGAGAATACCATTGTAATTTTCACGGCAGACAATGGGCACGAAATCTATTACAGTAAAAAAGGAAGAGTTGAAAAACCGTATACCAATAAAGTAACAAACGAACAATTTGATGATTTTGACAGAAAATATTACAGTACTTTAAGTGGTGATGTTTTTGATGGAAATGGTGGTAGAGCGGGTTTAAAAAGAAGTAACCTAGAAGGTGGTATTCATGTTCCTTTAATTATAAAATGGCCAAATAAAATTCCTGAAGGGAGTACTTCCCAACGTCTTACAGCCAATTACGATATTCTACCAACAATAGCAGAATTAACGGGATATAATAAAAAATATACAACTGATGGTGTTTCTTTTTATGATGCTCTATTAGGTGAAAAAGGAAAAGAAAACCACGATTTCATTGTCTATTCATCGTTTACAGGCCCTACGCTTGTTACAAATGAAGGATGGAAACTAAGAACTCATTTACAAAAAAAGGCATTTGAACTCTATTATTTACCTAATGATTTTGGCGAAAAAGAGAATCTCGCAAACAAATACCCGAAAAGGTTAAAAGCCTTAAAAGAAAAATTATTGATTGCCTGTGAGGGTAATTTCGAAAATGGACTATTTAAGTATGGAGCACAGCTTTAAATTTTGTAAATAAGAAAAACGCCGTTTCATAACTTTAATGTTATGAAACGGAGTTTTTAAGTATTAAGGTTGAATAATATTGTTAACAAGAATATGATTTTCTATGCTTCTCTTCTTAGTAGCTAAGTGATTTTTTATAGTACCTAAATCTTGCTCGTCTTTGCCTATAATTAATTTTACTTTTTGTATTTTATCGTGATAGAATAATCTACTTTTAAATCCCCAATTGAAACTTCCTTCTTTAGTAGTAAGAGAAGTCTTTAGGTTCGAATATTCTATTGTACCACTACTTAATTTTCTCAACTTATTGTTTAAAGCTTCAATTTCTTTTACCAAAATAGACTCCTCTTTTACAAGTTTAAGTATTTCTGCATCCCATTTAAGTATATCTTTTTTATTTTGAGTAATATCTTGAGAAAGTTGAGCTTCTCTTACATTAAAATCATTTTCTGCTTTTTTATACTCCCTTACTAACTTAGAATATTCGTCTGCAATAGTCTGCAAATGAGAAGCTGAATAATTATTTACATTATTAATCTTTATCGTTACTCCACCTGAAGAAACTTCAACAATAGAATTTGTAAGAGGTGTTGCTGCAATATTTCCATTATTAACCACTCCTGTTGTAGGTTTAGTTGCTTTTTTACTCTTATCAGTAGTAGGTGTTGATTTTGGTGGTGACTTTTTAACTACAGTTGTGGGAGTAACTTTTGTACTTCCTTTTGATATATCTTTTTTAACCTCTTTCGTTTTTGAACTATCACTTTTTGATTTTGAATCTTTATCAACATTAGCTTTTACAATTAAAGCTTCTGTTTTAACTTCTTCTACTTTAGGCTTTATTTCATCGTCTTTTTTGTTACAAGAAATAGCCGCTAATAATAATAATCCTATAGTTAATTTTTTCATCATCTCAATATGTTTTGTTCAATTTTAAGACATACACCTAATGAAAAAGGGCAACTTTATTAACATGTGTTCTGAATCAACTTTCACTTACATATACTACTTACTCAATAAATAAGAAATTTGTAATTCAATTAAAAATATATAAATTTAAAAAAAAATAAACTAACTATTACTTATGCTTACTAAAAACGCTGAACCACTGAGACCATTTTTAAGTGATAAATTAAAACTAAATTGGAAGTTTAGTATATCGTTACTTCTGCTAGTTTGTATCCCTAGATTTTATTTGGTTTTAAAAGCCAATGTAACGCAAAATTATTCTTCAATTGGCCTCATAATGTTACTTTCTGGTTTGATTCCCTTTGTATTCTTGAATAAAAGTGGATTAAAAGAAATTGGTGTCTGTACTCCTAATAAATATTACAAATTATTATTTTGCCTTATAATAGGAATCTTATTTAGTTATATACTTTATCTTATCGGTATTAATTTATTTGGAGTTACCTACGAAAATTGGTATGTATATATTCGAGAATCTTACAATATACCTAACATTATTTCTATTGATGATAAAATGACACTGTTCATCATAATGTCAATAACAGGAATGATATTTAGCCCTTTAGGAGAAGAATTATTTTTTCGAGGGCTCGTTCATACCGGACTATCGAATTCTCTAGGAAATCGATTTGCAACTGTAATTGATAGTTTATCATTTGCTTTAGTTCATATCTCACATTTTGGTATTCTATATATTAATGATAGTTGGAAATTTTATCCAATGCCAACCATAATATGGGTAATTAGTATGTTTATTGTTAGTTTGCTGTTTATCAAAATGAAAAATTGGACACATTCGATTTGGGGAGCTGTAGTAGGTCATGCTGGATTTAATTTAGGTATGATATACGCTATATTTTACTTAATTTAAACTTTTATTCCCATTTAAACCACCTATTAACCCATTACATCTCATGATAATTTTTAAAACAGAAAGACTCGAGATAAGACAAGTGACAAAAAAAGATTTGGATTTTTTTATTGAACTCATGTCAGCTCCAGAAATTATAGACCCTATTCCACAACCTAAATTGGCTCCCGAAGTAATCATTCAAAGGTTTAATAATGTTACTGATTATTCTATTGCTCCTCTATTAAAAGAAAAGGTTATATGGGGAGTTTATGAAAGCGGTAAAGATGAATTAATTGGGTTATGTGCTTTCCTAACTAACGAAGATGAGAACAGAGAAATTGGCTATCGCTTTAGAAAGAAATTTTGGGGTAAAGGATATGGAACAGAGTTAACCAAAAATATGATCACGTATTGTTTCACAGTTTTTGAATTAGATATAGTTACTGCTGATGTTGACACTAAAAACATTGGTTCAGTAAAAATTCTAGAGAAATTCTTCCACCCTTTTAAAGAATTTTATAACGAGGATGATGGGTGTACAGACAGAAGATATATACTGAAAAAAGAAGATTGGTTAAATAAACAATAGCATTTTAAAAACTCTATATTTAAGACAATGAAAAAATTAGTGC is a genomic window of Flammeovirga pectinis containing:
- a CDS encoding arylsulfatase — translated: MKKINFFIFLFILMINSVNAQKPNIIIIYADDLGIGMLGHEGQKIVTTPNIDKLATDGLRFEQAYSNMLCAPARASLITGLHDCHKDEFKITKGTAYINANNSNLAAIENSLQEKLGEVNPQEVFIGKIAQEMGYKTAQIGKLEWGFSTTNQQMKQHGWDYYLGYLDHVRAHGFYPPFLFENGDIVEIEGNTILNCGKSNEPETEEHFKERWNMEGKSVYSQNYFMDKVLSFIDDNADNPFLLYFPTQLPHGPVAIPKVHPDFVNDDRLTQIEKEYASMVKLLDDNVGQIMKKLEETGLEENTIVIFTADNGHEIYYSKKGRVEKPYTNKVTNEQFDDFDRKYYSTLSGDVFDGNGGRAGLKRSNLEGGIHVPLIIKWPNKIPEGSTSQRLTANYDILPTIAELTGYNKKYTTDGVSFYDALLGEKGKENHDFIVYSSFTGPTLVTNEGWKLRTHLQKKAFELYYLPNDFGEKENLANKYPKRLKALKEKLLIACEGNFENGLFKYGAQL
- a CDS encoding CPBP family intramembrane glutamic endopeptidase, whose translation is MLTKNAEPLRPFLSDKLKLNWKFSISLLLLVCIPRFYLVLKANVTQNYSSIGLIMLLSGLIPFVFLNKSGLKEIGVCTPNKYYKLLFCLIIGILFSYILYLIGINLFGVTYENWYVYIRESYNIPNIISIDDKMTLFIIMSITGMIFSPLGEELFFRGLVHTGLSNSLGNRFATVIDSLSFALVHISHFGILYINDSWKFYPMPTIIWVISMFIVSLLFIKMKNWTHSIWGAVVGHAGFNLGMIYAIFYLI
- a CDS encoding GNAT family N-acetyltransferase; amino-acid sequence: MIIFKTERLEIRQVTKKDLDFFIELMSAPEIIDPIPQPKLAPEVIIQRFNNVTDYSIAPLLKEKVIWGVYESGKDELIGLCAFLTNEDENREIGYRFRKKFWGKGYGTELTKNMITYCFTVFELDIVTADVDTKNIGSVKILEKFFHPFKEFYNEDDGCTDRRYILKKEDWLNKQ